Genomic segment of Pseudomonadales bacterium:
GCATGTGACCATTGAAGAGCCTAAGCGCCAAAAAGGCCAAATGACAGTGGTTCATGAGGCGCTTGATCAAGTTAAAAATGAGCGTAAGGCTTGGGTTTATATTCCAGGTGCGCGTCGTGTGCGTCGTGCGCCAACTGTTGGTTATGACACGCCAGACGGCCCAGGTGGCTTGGTTACGGTTGATGACTCGCTCGGCTTTAATGGTGCCTTAGATCGTTTTACTTGGACCTTGGTAGGTAAAAAAGAAATTTACGTGCCTTACCATGCCTATAAATTTGATGACCCTAAAGTTAAATATTCTGATTTATTACAAAAAGGCCATGCCAACCCAGACTTTATGCGTTATGAATTACACCGCGTCTGGGTTGTTGAAGCTGAGCTGAAAGATGGTCAGCGTCATGTGTATAAAAAGCGCCGCTTCTATATTGACGAAGACAGCTGGCAAATCGTCTTACTTGAGTCATACGATGGCCGTGGTGAGCTATGGCGCGTAGGTATTTTGAATACGCTTTATGATTATGCGCTACAGGGCTATGTAACCCGTGCGCATATGTTCCATGACTTGCAATCAGGTGCTTACATCTCTTTGCGTATGGTAAACGAGACGTCGCCGGTCAACTATATGGCTGAGCCAAAAGGCGAAGCGTATTATTCGCCAGCTAACCTCCGTAAGATGGGGCGCTAGATCTTTTAGCATCGCTTGATTTCTCAGCTTTTAGCTGATGATTATGAGATTGTAAGAAACCGCCGCAAGGCGGTTTTTTTATGGCTTGCAATAAGCTTATCGAGCCGCTTGACTGCCTAATAGCTTGAATAAATGGCGCTGGCTTAATAGCCAGTGCGGTTTAAGCCATTCAAGGCAGCAATGCGATACGCTTCTGCCATCGTCGGATAATTAAATGTGGTGTTAACAAAATAGCGGATATCGTTGCCATGATTCTCCTGCTTTAAAATCGCCTGGCCGATATGAATGATCTCGGTGGCTTCGGCGCCAAAGCAGTGAATGCCAAGTAACTCATAGCTGTCTAGATGAAATAGCAGCTTGAGCATGCCTTCTTTTTGGCCGCTGATTTGCCCCCGAGCGGTATCTTTAAAAAACGCGCGGCCGACTTCATACGGCACTTTAGCGTCAGTTAATTCTCGCTCGGTTTGTCCTACAGAGCTAATTTCTGGCAGGGTGTAAATACCGGTGGGCACATCATCAACAAAGTTCAGAGGGTCGGTGCCAATCGCATTGGTAGACGCCGTAGAGCCCTGATTATAGGCGGCAGACGCCAATGACGGCCAGCCAATCACGTCACCCACGGCATAAACATTCTCAACCGCGGTTTGATATTGCTGATCCACTTCAAGCTGGCCGCGGTGGTTGGCGTTGAGCCCAATCGCGTCAAGCTGCAGCGCATCGGTATTGCCGGTTCGGCCATTACACCAGAGCAAGGCATCGGCGGTAATACGCTTGCCAGAGGCTAAGTACATGGTCACTTGTTTGTCGTCGGCGTCAAAGGTTTGAAAGCTTTCACGGTGACGAATAATCACGCCTTGCGCAATCAAGTGATAGCTGAGCGCGTCAGAAATTTCATCGTCTAAAAATTCCAACAGTCGATCACGGTTGTTCACCAGATCAACTTTGATGCCCAGCCCTGCAAAAATCGAGGCATATTCACAGCCAATAACGCCAGCACCATAAATGATAATTTTGCGCGGGTTATGCTGCATGCTAAGAATGCTATCGCTGTCGTATACCCGAGAGTGTGAAAAGTCGATGTCGTCTGGATGGTAAGGCCGTGAACCGGTAGCAATCATAATTTTTTTGCTGGTCACTTTTTTAACCGGGCCGCCTTGATGGCTAATTGCTAGCGTATTGGCATCGCTAAAGGCAGCATGACCCTCAAAAATGGTCACATCGTTGCGTAGGTAAAATTTGCTGCGCATTTTCACCTGTTTGTTAATGATGCTGGCTAAGTTCTCGGTCAAGTCGGCATAGTGCAACACCTCTGACGACTTAATATGTTTAACCATCGGGTTAGAGTTAAAACGAATTTGGCTGCTCACAGCGGCGCGCAAAGCTTTGGAAGGTATCGTGCCTTTGTGTGTGCAGGCGCCGCCAATTTCTTCTTCAGGTATCACAATCGCAACGCGTTGCTCATGTTTGGCAG
This window contains:
- the sthA gene encoding Si-specific NAD(P)(+) transhydrogenase; the encoded protein is MSQYDFDLIVIGGGPAGESAAMSAAKHEQRVAIVIPEEEIGGACTHKGTIPSKALRAAVSSQIRFNSNPMVKHIKSSEVLHYADLTENLASIINKQVKMRSKFYLRNDVTIFEGHAAFSDANTLAISHQGGPVKKVTSKKIMIATGSRPYHPDDIDFSHSRVYDSDSILSMQHNPRKIIIYGAGVIGCEYASIFAGLGIKVDLVNNRDRLLEFLDDEISDALSYHLIAQGVIIRHRESFQTFDADDKQVTMYLASGKRITADALLWCNGRTGNTDALQLDAIGLNANHRGQLEVDQQYQTAVENVYAVGDVIGWPSLASAAYNQGSTASTNAIGTDPLNFVDDVPTGIYTLPEISSVGQTERELTDAKVPYEVGRAFFKDTARGQISGQKEGMLKLLFHLDSYELLGIHCFGAEATEIIHIGQAILKQENHGNDIRYFVNTTFNYPTMAEAYRIAALNGLNRTGY